A window of the Arachis duranensis cultivar V14167 chromosome 5, aradu.V14167.gnm2.J7QH, whole genome shotgun sequence genome harbors these coding sequences:
- the LOC107490069 gene encoding PWWP domain-containing protein 6 isoform X1, producing the protein MSMVKNGPEVPAEGSLPSQEEPRDQGLEQEKEEELKEHSSVVVENGGGKENGDGVVEVLNSSVLETKVSVKLKGSDSDSEMNGVSSLLQMRGTGESRDASHEAEKLDSIDGSRKRVADGDDGLKEGASVGIGGGEERSDGKKSEEEVKDDDDGKIVTRDVPIVESSENVDDEVEELSDGGHVFAVGDFVWGKIKSHPWWPGRIYDPSDASDLALKLKQKNRQLLVAYFGDGTFAWCHPSQLKLFEENFDDMAKQSITKAFVNAVQEAVNQVGMLLDMKMSRAFLVNESMPGFTLPLAKNAGIKTGTLVPENGVERLLAVPMEPLELLAQVKQAAEIIAVASILELETLKAQLSAFYLARGGYKLARFEDPQPVLGLEDKLTDETVYAGNGKSAVEVPVQGPFGEDYSASPMSLKVGASGNSQGPSGNTPNHRRKQKSMAEIMGEDKDVLSMNKEGDETDETLNAFVFTGRKRRRDREVAMSSKPVRERKELRVDTVANLQNAENKGSGGKQNSDKGWSPNSGELKEAFDGENISSGSRKENTTEGNTKEQNEKGSLLRERKLSKYLSPPFTTSLEHLASGRAAGQPSPRILKCNGETFKENPTKDVAVGFVLSDGPNHQTEIDEEEKTIDLKKIQVTPFEVLSEFRHAAVSPQISRDSDSLEALVDFISVFRSSLYRHGSLYKVYKECRPGRKRKKSETDQPDHLSPNNEFGPRKRRKRKGTENTSPAELIVSFWPGCTLPSKSDIVAIYSKFGDLNEAETNMFRTNYTARVCFLRASDAENALKQSQITNPFGSSDVTFQLKYLSSSSDRSKSERSASINKDNTTLAVSLPKGNEASKLNYIREKLQVLTSMLEASDGKSHEEAKNKVVSGMKDLLDDVDKIVGFSSS; encoded by the coding sequence ATGAGCATGGTTAAAAATGGGCCCGAGGTACCTGCTGAGGGTTCATTACCTTCACAGGAAGAACCCAGGGATCAGGGTTTAGAGCAGGAAAAGGAGGAGGAACTCAAGGAACATTCTTCTGTTGTTGTTGAGAATGGTGGTGGTAAGGAAAATGGTGATGGAGTTGTTGAAGTTCTCAATAGCAGTGTCTTAGAGACCAAGGTTTCAGTAAAATTGAAGGGGAGTGATTCTGATTCTGAGATGAATGGTGTGTCATCTTTGTTGCAAATGAGGGGAACTGGTGAAAGCCGGGATGCTTCTCACGAAGCCGAGAAATTGGATTCGATCGATGGCTCTCGGAAAAGAGTGGCAGATGGTGATGATGGTCTGAAAGAGGGCGCTTCCGTGGGGATCGGCGGTGGTGAAGAGAGAAGTGATGGAAAGAAGAGCGAGGAGGAAgtaaaagatgatgatgatgggaaaATTGTGACTAGAGATGTGCCAATTGTGGAGAGCAGTGAGAATGTAGATGATGAAGTGGAGGAATTAAGTGATGGAGGACATGTATTTGCTGTTGGTGATTTTGTTTGGGGAAAAATTAAGAGTCATCCGTGGTGGCCCGGCCGGATTTATGATCCTTCAGATGCTTCAGACTTAGCTTTGAAGTTGAAACAAAAGAATCGGCAGCTCCTTGTAGCCTATTTCGGGGATGGAACATTTGCTTGGTGCCATCCTTCTCAACTGAAGCTGTTTGAGGAAAACTTTGATGATATGGCAAAGCAAAGTATCACCAAAGCTTTTGTCAATGCTGTACAAGAAGCTGTGAATCAGGTTGGAATGCTTCTTGATATGAAGATGAGTCGTGCGTTTCTTGTAAATGAATCTATGCCTGGATTCACTCTACCATTGGCAAAGAATGCTGGAATCAAGACAGGAACTCTTGTGCCGGAAAATGGTGTAGAGAGACTTTTGGCCGTTCCAATGGAACCGCTGGAGCTACTTGCTCAAGTGAAACAAGCTGCTGAAATTATCGCTGTTGCTAGTATTCTGGAGCTGGAGACATTAAAGGCTCAGCTTTCGGCGTTTTATCTAGCACGAGGAGGTTATAAATTAGCTCGTTTTGAGGATCCCCAGCCAGTTCTTGGACTCGAAGATAAATTGACGGATGAAACAGTTTATGCAGGCAATGGTAAGAGTGCAGTGGAAGTGCCTGTCCAAGGGCCATTTGGGGAGGACTATTCTGCCTCTCCGATGAGCCTGAAAGTCGGTGCATCTGGTAACTCTCAAGGGCCTTCTGGAAATACACCAAACCATAGAAGGAAGCAGAAAAGCATGGCTGAAATTATGGGGGAGGACAAAGATGTACTTTCCATGAACAAGGAGGGGGACGAAACTGACGAAACTTTAAATGCATTTGTGTTCACTGgtaggaaaagaagaagagaccGTGAGGTTGCAATGTCATCGAAACCAGTTCGGGAGAGAAAAGAATTGCGTGTAGATACTGTGGCAAATCTACAGAATGCTGAGAACAAAGGCAGTGGGGGCAAGCAGAACAGCGACAAGGGCTGGTCGCCGAACTCAGGAGAGTTGAAAGAAGCTTTTGATGGTGAAAACATTAGCAGCGGTAGCAGAAAGGAGAATACTACAGAAGGGAATACCAAAGAACAGAATGAGAAGGGTTCTTTGTTAAGAGAAAGGAAGTTAAGCAAGTACTTGTCCCCTCCCTTCACTACTTCCCTTGAACATCTAGCATCGGGCAGGGCTGCTGGCCAGCCTTCTCCTCGAATTCTGAAGTGTAATGGCGAGACGTTTAAGGAGAATCCCACAAAGGATGTTGCTGTTGGGTTCGTGCTTTCTGATGGCCCAAATCACCAAACTGAGATAGATGAAGAGGAGAAGACCATCGATCTTAAGAAAATTCAGGTCACTCCTTTTGAAGTCCTGTCTGAATTCCGGCATGCAGCTGTTAGTCCTCAAATTTCTCGGGACAGCGACTCTCTTGAAGCACTTGTGGACTTCATTTCTGTCTTCAGAAGCTCATTGTATCGCCACGGATCCCTATACAAAGTGTACAAAGAATGTCGACCTggaaggaagagaaagaagtcAGAAACCGATCAACCAGATCACCTGTCACCTAACAATGAGTTTGGGCCTAGGAAGCGAAGAAAGAGGAAGGGAACTGAAAACACTTCACCGGCGGAGCTTATTGTGTCATTCTGGCCAGGGTGCACTCTACCTTCAAAATCTGACATCGTCGCAATTTACAGCAAGTTTGGGGATCTGAATGAGGCTGAAACTAACATGTTCCGAACAAATTACACCGCTAGAGTGTGCTTCCTAAGAGCTTCTGATGCTGAAAATGCCTTAAAGCAATCACAAATCACCAACCCTTTTGGATCCTCTGATGTAACTTTTCAACTCAAGTATCTTTCTTCTTCCAGTGATAGGTCCAAGTCCGAACGTTCAGCATCAATCAACAAGGACAATACCACCTTGGCTGTTTCACTGCCAAAGGGCAATGAAGCATCCAAATTGAACTACATAAGAGAGAAGCTTCAGGTTCTGACCTCAATGCTGGAAGCATCAGATGGAAAATCACATGAAGAAGCGAAGAACAAGGTTGTTAGTGGGATGAAGGATCTTTTGGACGATGTGGACAAAATTGTTGGATTCTCTTCATCCTAG
- the LOC107490069 gene encoding PWWP domain-containing protein 6 isoform X2: MNGVSSLLQMRGTGESRDASHEAEKLDSIDGSRKRVADGDDGLKEGASVGIGGGEERSDGKKSEEEVKDDDDGKIVTRDVPIVESSENVDDEVEELSDGGHVFAVGDFVWGKIKSHPWWPGRIYDPSDASDLALKLKQKNRQLLVAYFGDGTFAWCHPSQLKLFEENFDDMAKQSITKAFVNAVQEAVNQVGMLLDMKMSRAFLVNESMPGFTLPLAKNAGIKTGTLVPENGVERLLAVPMEPLELLAQVKQAAEIIAVASILELETLKAQLSAFYLARGGYKLARFEDPQPVLGLEDKLTDETVYAGNGKSAVEVPVQGPFGEDYSASPMSLKVGASGNSQGPSGNTPNHRRKQKSMAEIMGEDKDVLSMNKEGDETDETLNAFVFTGRKRRRDREVAMSSKPVRERKELRVDTVANLQNAENKGSGGKQNSDKGWSPNSGELKEAFDGENISSGSRKENTTEGNTKEQNEKGSLLRERKLSKYLSPPFTTSLEHLASGRAAGQPSPRILKCNGETFKENPTKDVAVGFVLSDGPNHQTEIDEEEKTIDLKKIQVTPFEVLSEFRHAAVSPQISRDSDSLEALVDFISVFRSSLYRHGSLYKVYKECRPGRKRKKSETDQPDHLSPNNEFGPRKRRKRKGTENTSPAELIVSFWPGCTLPSKSDIVAIYSKFGDLNEAETNMFRTNYTARVCFLRASDAENALKQSQITNPFGSSDVTFQLKYLSSSSDRSKSERSASINKDNTTLAVSLPKGNEASKLNYIREKLQVLTSMLEASDGKSHEEAKNKVVSGMKDLLDDVDKIVGFSSS; encoded by the coding sequence ATGAATGGTGTGTCATCTTTGTTGCAAATGAGGGGAACTGGTGAAAGCCGGGATGCTTCTCACGAAGCCGAGAAATTGGATTCGATCGATGGCTCTCGGAAAAGAGTGGCAGATGGTGATGATGGTCTGAAAGAGGGCGCTTCCGTGGGGATCGGCGGTGGTGAAGAGAGAAGTGATGGAAAGAAGAGCGAGGAGGAAgtaaaagatgatgatgatgggaaaATTGTGACTAGAGATGTGCCAATTGTGGAGAGCAGTGAGAATGTAGATGATGAAGTGGAGGAATTAAGTGATGGAGGACATGTATTTGCTGTTGGTGATTTTGTTTGGGGAAAAATTAAGAGTCATCCGTGGTGGCCCGGCCGGATTTATGATCCTTCAGATGCTTCAGACTTAGCTTTGAAGTTGAAACAAAAGAATCGGCAGCTCCTTGTAGCCTATTTCGGGGATGGAACATTTGCTTGGTGCCATCCTTCTCAACTGAAGCTGTTTGAGGAAAACTTTGATGATATGGCAAAGCAAAGTATCACCAAAGCTTTTGTCAATGCTGTACAAGAAGCTGTGAATCAGGTTGGAATGCTTCTTGATATGAAGATGAGTCGTGCGTTTCTTGTAAATGAATCTATGCCTGGATTCACTCTACCATTGGCAAAGAATGCTGGAATCAAGACAGGAACTCTTGTGCCGGAAAATGGTGTAGAGAGACTTTTGGCCGTTCCAATGGAACCGCTGGAGCTACTTGCTCAAGTGAAACAAGCTGCTGAAATTATCGCTGTTGCTAGTATTCTGGAGCTGGAGACATTAAAGGCTCAGCTTTCGGCGTTTTATCTAGCACGAGGAGGTTATAAATTAGCTCGTTTTGAGGATCCCCAGCCAGTTCTTGGACTCGAAGATAAATTGACGGATGAAACAGTTTATGCAGGCAATGGTAAGAGTGCAGTGGAAGTGCCTGTCCAAGGGCCATTTGGGGAGGACTATTCTGCCTCTCCGATGAGCCTGAAAGTCGGTGCATCTGGTAACTCTCAAGGGCCTTCTGGAAATACACCAAACCATAGAAGGAAGCAGAAAAGCATGGCTGAAATTATGGGGGAGGACAAAGATGTACTTTCCATGAACAAGGAGGGGGACGAAACTGACGAAACTTTAAATGCATTTGTGTTCACTGgtaggaaaagaagaagagaccGTGAGGTTGCAATGTCATCGAAACCAGTTCGGGAGAGAAAAGAATTGCGTGTAGATACTGTGGCAAATCTACAGAATGCTGAGAACAAAGGCAGTGGGGGCAAGCAGAACAGCGACAAGGGCTGGTCGCCGAACTCAGGAGAGTTGAAAGAAGCTTTTGATGGTGAAAACATTAGCAGCGGTAGCAGAAAGGAGAATACTACAGAAGGGAATACCAAAGAACAGAATGAGAAGGGTTCTTTGTTAAGAGAAAGGAAGTTAAGCAAGTACTTGTCCCCTCCCTTCACTACTTCCCTTGAACATCTAGCATCGGGCAGGGCTGCTGGCCAGCCTTCTCCTCGAATTCTGAAGTGTAATGGCGAGACGTTTAAGGAGAATCCCACAAAGGATGTTGCTGTTGGGTTCGTGCTTTCTGATGGCCCAAATCACCAAACTGAGATAGATGAAGAGGAGAAGACCATCGATCTTAAGAAAATTCAGGTCACTCCTTTTGAAGTCCTGTCTGAATTCCGGCATGCAGCTGTTAGTCCTCAAATTTCTCGGGACAGCGACTCTCTTGAAGCACTTGTGGACTTCATTTCTGTCTTCAGAAGCTCATTGTATCGCCACGGATCCCTATACAAAGTGTACAAAGAATGTCGACCTggaaggaagagaaagaagtcAGAAACCGATCAACCAGATCACCTGTCACCTAACAATGAGTTTGGGCCTAGGAAGCGAAGAAAGAGGAAGGGAACTGAAAACACTTCACCGGCGGAGCTTATTGTGTCATTCTGGCCAGGGTGCACTCTACCTTCAAAATCTGACATCGTCGCAATTTACAGCAAGTTTGGGGATCTGAATGAGGCTGAAACTAACATGTTCCGAACAAATTACACCGCTAGAGTGTGCTTCCTAAGAGCTTCTGATGCTGAAAATGCCTTAAAGCAATCACAAATCACCAACCCTTTTGGATCCTCTGATGTAACTTTTCAACTCAAGTATCTTTCTTCTTCCAGTGATAGGTCCAAGTCCGAACGTTCAGCATCAATCAACAAGGACAATACCACCTTGGCTGTTTCACTGCCAAAGGGCAATGAAGCATCCAAATTGAACTACATAAGAGAGAAGCTTCAGGTTCTGACCTCAATGCTGGAAGCATCAGATGGAAAATCACATGAAGAAGCGAAGAACAAGGTTGTTAGTGGGATGAAGGATCTTTTGGACGATGTGGACAAAATTGTTGGATTCTCTTCATCCTAG
- the LOC107490036 gene encoding 50S ribosomal protein L12, chloroplastic, protein MAATTALSTLTLSYPTPSSPYPAHPLSKTTTVYFPFATTATTILPRAASLGPISAVSAPEKIENLGAEISGLTLEEAKTLVDYLQDKLGVSAASFAPAAVVAAPGASSGGESAAAVEEKTEFDVVIEDVPSNARIAVIKAVRGLTSLALKEAKELIEGLPKKFKEGVSKEEAEEAKKQLEEAGAKISIA, encoded by the coding sequence aTGGCAGCAACGACCGCACTTTCAACACTAACATTATCTTATCCTACACCCTCATCTCCTTATCCTGCGCACCCGCTCTCCAAAACCACCACCGTCTACTTCCCCTTCGCTACAACAGCCACCACCATTCTCCCCCGCGCCGCCTCACTCGGCCCTATCTCCGCCGTCTCAGCGCCGGAGAAGATCGAGAACCTCGGTGCCGAGATCTCCGGCCTCACATTGGAAGAAGCCAAGACTCTCGTGGACTATCTCCAGGACAAGCTCGGCGTATCCGCGGCGTCGTTCGCGCCTGCCGCCGTGGTGGCCGCACCGGGCGCATCAAGCGGCGGAGAAAGCGCGGCTGCGGTGGAGGAGAAAACGGAGTTCGACGTGGTAATTGAGGATGTTCCGAGCAACGCGAGAATCGCAGTAATCAAAGCGGTGAGAGGATTGACGAGTTTGGCGCTGAAGGAAGCGAAGGAATTGATCGAAGGTTTGCCGAAGAAGTTCAAAGAAGGAGTTTCGAAGGAAGAAGCTGAAGAAGCTAAGAAGCAACTTGAAGAAGCTGGTGCTAAGATCTCAATcgcttag
- the LOC107490070 gene encoding universal stress protein A-like protein, with protein MGEVTRIMVAVNQSSLKGYPHPSISSKGAFEWTIKKIVRHNVASFNLLFLHVQVPDEDGFDDMDSIYASPDDFKRMKQRDRIRGAHLLEYFVNKCHEIGVGCQAWIKHGDPKEVICHEVKRVHPDFLVVGSRGLGPFQKVFVGTVSEFCVKHAECPVITIKRKADETPQDPVDD; from the exons ATGGGGGAGGTGACTCGGATAATGGTGGCGGTGAACCAGTCGAGTTTGAAAGGGTACCCGCACCCTTCGATAAGCAGCAAAGGAGCATTCGAATGGACTATCAAGAAGATCGTTCGCCATAACGTCGCTTCCTTCAACCTTCTCTTTCTTCACGTTCAGGTTCCCGATGAAGATG gtTTTGATGACATGGATAGTATCTATGCCTCACCTGACGATTTTAAAAGGATGAAGCAGAGAGATAGGATTAGAGGGGCTCATCTGCTGGAATACTTTGTCAATAAGTGTCATGAAATTGGG GTGGGCTGTCAAGCTTGGATAAAGCATGGTGATCCAAAGGAAGTCATCTGCCACGAGGTGAAACGCGTGCATCCCGATTTTCTGGTTGTTGGCAGCCGTGGTCTCGGCCCTTTCCAAAA GGTTTTTGTTGGCACTGTGAGTGAATTCTGTGTGAAACATGCCGAATGCCCTGTAATTACTATCAAGCGCAAAGCAGATGAAACTCCCCAGGATCCGGTTGATGATTGA